The Roseovarius sp. EL26 genome has a window encoding:
- a CDS encoding AraC family transcriptional regulator, whose amino-acid sequence MPEAHSPIGRRPSNEATLKHTELLGGFDYLRADYTKQTFPRHSHEEYLVGVIEDGVHDVWCQGEWWHASKDVVATFSPDEAHHGGLGDADAWRQTIFYLPQNIVREAMDCTDSTYSFHQPFKHSPEIAARLVRLRSLLETNSDRLLLEQEVLETVGQVFENLSDAETEVRTIGKKELGEIHAFIHDNIQGSFDISTLAGLSGFTKRQFMSRFQKQFHMAPYQYVMQARVRRAREMLQKGSSITDAAFEAGFSDQSHLTRNFRAIYGVTPARYFRLET is encoded by the coding sequence ATGCCAGAGGCGCATAGCCCCATCGGTCGCCGTCCGAGTAATGAAGCGACGTTGAAGCACACCGAATTGCTTGGTGGGTTCGATTATCTGCGCGCCGACTATACCAAGCAGACGTTTCCCCGGCATTCACACGAAGAGTATTTGGTCGGCGTTATTGAAGATGGCGTGCATGATGTCTGGTGTCAGGGGGAATGGTGGCACGCCTCCAAGGATGTCGTGGCCACATTTTCACCCGACGAGGCGCATCATGGTGGGCTTGGCGATGCTGACGCTTGGCGACAAACCATCTTCTATTTGCCGCAGAACATTGTGCGCGAGGCCATGGATTGTACAGACAGCACCTATTCCTTTCACCAGCCGTTCAAGCACTCACCCGAAATCGCTGCACGACTGGTAAGGCTACGATCACTGCTGGAAACGAATTCTGACCGTCTATTGCTTGAGCAGGAGGTGTTGGAGACTGTCGGGCAGGTATTTGAAAACCTGTCAGATGCAGAGACCGAAGTACGGACCATTGGCAAAAAAGAACTGGGAGAGATCCACGCCTTCATCCATGACAACATTCAGGGCTCGTTCGACATTTCGACTTTGGCAGGTTTGTCCGGCTTTACCAAACGCCAGTTCATGTCCAGGTTCCAGAAGCAATTTCACATGGCTCCCTATCAATACGTTATGCAGGCGCGTGTGCGACGCGCTCGGGAAATGCTGCAAAAAGGATCCAGTATAACCGATGCAGCATTCGAAGCCGGATTTTCCGATCAGAGCCACCTGACCCGCAACTTCCGAGCCATTTATGGCGTTACACCCGCGCGGTATTTTCGGTTAGAAACGTAA
- a CDS encoding GNAT family N-acetyltransferase → MFIRAMTPSDAAVLVRIFHDSVRQVGIEAYSAEQVAVWSPAPATPEMFLQRVSDGRDVFVALDDGGQPCGFIELENNGHIDCFYCRPDVVGTGVGAALYETLEAKARQLDLTALSVEASERAKRFFLQRGYAVLCRQGLCRQAVELHHYRMQKVLEA, encoded by the coding sequence ATGTTTATTCGTGCGATGACCCCTTCGGATGCCGCCGTTTTGGTGCGGATTTTTCACGATTCTGTTCGTCAGGTCGGGATTGAAGCCTATTCGGCAGAGCAGGTCGCCGTCTGGAGCCCGGCCCCGGCCACGCCAGAGATGTTTTTGCAGCGTGTTTCGGATGGGCGCGATGTTTTTGTTGCGCTGGATGACGGCGGCCAACCCTGCGGGTTCATCGAGCTTGAAAACAACGGCCACATCGATTGTTTTTATTGTCGTCCTGATGTGGTGGGCACCGGCGTTGGCGCGGCTTTGTATGAGACGCTTGAAGCTAAAGCCCGGCAGCTTGACCTGACAGCGCTATCAGTCGAGGCCAGTGAGCGGGCCAAGCGGTTTTTTCTGCAGCGTGGTTATGCCGTGCTGTGCCGGCAGGGCCTTTGTAGGCAGGCTGTGGAACTTCACCATTACCGGATGCAGAAAGTGTTGGAGGCTTGA